The Acidobacteriota bacterium genome has a segment encoding these proteins:
- a CDS encoding NAD(P)/FAD-dependent oxidoreductase: MGNKYDAIIIGGGHNGLTAAAYLAKAGKKVLVLERRYVLGGCTVTEEIYPGFKYTVLSYTVSLMRPEIIRDLDLESHGYHVIPVNSNFVPLPDGNHLFLAEDEEENRRQISRFSKHDADAYPKYHEFMATLARVANPFLSMVPPDPLSSHPRELLKLFRLGMRFRGLGKDAYSCAKLMTMSSLELAEMFFESDVMKAQTSASGVIGSFLSIRSPGTAYVLLHHYMGELDGDTGSWGFLRGGMGALADALAGAARKYGAEIRTEAPVSKILVRDGAAAGVVLESGEEIRAKAVASGVDPPLTFLKMLDPGDMPAEFYEKIRQYKVRGCSGMVNLALDGLPNFTALPGDGPHLRGFITIAPSTDYLERAYDDAKYGKYSHRPYLDVVIPSLVDPSMAPPGKHVMSASVRYAPYHLKAGPWDDHRETFGDNVIDTLCEHAPNLKDIILHRQVLSPWDYEQEFGLTGGSIFHGDLSADQLFMMRPVPGWAQYRMPVNRLYMCGSGAHPGGGVMGAPGWLAALEMLKDFKSGRL, translated from the coding sequence ATGGGTAATAAGTACGACGCAATCATCATAGGTGGAGGCCACAACGGCCTCACGGCCGCCGCGTACCTGGCGAAGGCCGGAAAAAAGGTTCTGGTCCTCGAGCGGCGGTACGTGTTGGGCGGCTGCACCGTGACGGAAGAGATTTATCCGGGGTTCAAGTACACGGTTTTATCGTACACGGTGAGCCTGATGCGGCCCGAGATCATCCGGGATCTGGATCTTGAAAGCCACGGTTACCACGTCATCCCCGTTAACAGCAACTTCGTTCCGCTGCCGGACGGGAATCACCTCTTCCTCGCGGAGGACGAGGAGGAAAACCGGAGACAGATCAGCCGCTTTTCCAAACATGACGCGGACGCCTATCCGAAATATCATGAATTCATGGCAACCCTTGCGAGGGTCGCCAATCCCTTCCTTTCCATGGTCCCCCCCGACCCGTTGTCGTCTCATCCGCGCGAGCTCCTCAAGCTCTTCCGCCTCGGGATGCGTTTCCGGGGGCTCGGTAAAGACGCCTATTCCTGCGCCAAGCTCATGACCATGAGCTCGCTCGAGCTTGCCGAGATGTTTTTCGAGTCGGACGTTATGAAAGCCCAAACGTCCGCCAGCGGAGTCATCGGTTCGTTCCTGAGCATCCGCTCTCCCGGGACGGCCTACGTGCTCCTTCACCACTACATGGGGGAACTGGACGGGGACACCGGCTCGTGGGGCTTCCTCCGCGGAGGCATGGGGGCCCTGGCCGACGCCCTCGCCGGGGCGGCGAGAAAATACGGCGCCGAGATCCGCACGGAGGCACCGGTCTCGAAGATTCTCGTCCGAGACGGCGCGGCGGCCGGCGTGGTGCTGGAAAGCGGCGAGGAGATTCGCGCGAAGGCGGTCGCCTCGGGCGTGGATCCGCCCCTCACATTTCTGAAAATGCTCGACCCCGGGGACATGCCGGCGGAGTTTTATGAAAAAATTCGACAATACAAGGTCCGGGGCTGCTCCGGCATGGTCAACCTGGCCCTCGACGGACTTCCGAACTTCACGGCTCTTCCCGGAGACGGCCCGCACCTGCGAGGGTTCATCACCATCGCCCCGAGCACGGACTACCTGGAGCGCGCATACGACGACGCAAAGTACGGAAAATATTCGCACAGGCCCTACCTCGACGTCGTAATTCCCTCCCTGGTGGATCCCTCGATGGCGCCGCCCGGAAAGCACGTGATGTCCGCCTCCGTCCGCTACGCTCCTTACCATCTCAAGGCCGGTCCCTGGGACGACCACCGTGAGACGTTCGGCGATAACGTGATAGACACCTTGTGCGAGCACGCGCCCAATTTGAAAGACATCATTCTGCACCGCCAGGTGCTCTCGCCCTGGGATTACGAGCAGGAGTTCGGCCTCACCGGCGGCAGCATTTTCCATGGCGACCTCTCGGCCGATCAGCTTTTCATGATGCGCCCCGTGCCGGGGTGGGCGCAGTACCGCATGCCCGTGAACCGCCTTTATATGTGCGGCTCCGGCGCCCATCCGGGAGGCGGCGTCATGGGAGCGCCGGGATGGCTGGCCGCGCTGGAGATGCTCAAGGATTTTAAAAGCGGAAGACTTTGA
- a CDS encoding NAD(P)/FAD-dependent oxidoreductase — MGKQYDAVIIGSGHNGLIAAAYLAKGGKKVLVLERRHIVGGCTITEEVFPGFIYSVLAYVVGMMRSEIVRELELEKHGYDIIPIESNFSPLPDGNYLHFTEDEEENRRQISRFSKRDADAHLEFNQLMTRLAEFVHPTFSMVPPDPRSFRPRDLRKLLRLGKRFRALGEDSFSLAKLMTMSSLDFAERYFESDVMKALTSCGGVIGTFLGISSPGTAYVLLHHHIGEVDVGSEWGIPRKGMGTVSGAIAGAAREFGAEIHTEAPVSKILVRNGATTGVVLESGEEIRAKAVASSVDPKHTFLKLLDPGDVPPEFLKKIQKYKIRGASAKVNFALDGLPNFTCRPGDGPHMKGFFNIAPSTDYLECAYLEAKYGSFSSRPYLECVIPSMVDPSLAPPGKHVMFVSARYTPFTLKDTHWNEQREAFGDAVVDTLSEYAPNLKDIILHRQVLTPWDFQEEYGLTDGNIFHGDLAAEQIFMMRPVPGWAQYRMPVHRLYLCGSGAHPGGGVMGAPGRLAALEMLKDFKSGRL, encoded by the coding sequence ATGGGCAAGCAGTACGACGCCGTTATCATAGGAAGCGGCCACAACGGCCTCATTGCCGCGGCCTATTTGGCGAAGGGCGGGAAAAAGGTGCTCGTGCTCGAGCGAAGGCACATCGTGGGCGGCTGCACCATTACGGAGGAGGTTTTTCCCGGATTCATTTATTCCGTCTTGGCGTACGTGGTGGGCATGATGCGGTCCGAGATCGTCCGGGAGCTGGAGCTCGAGAAGCACGGCTACGACATCATCCCCATTGAGAGCAACTTCTCTCCGCTGCCGGACGGAAATTATCTCCACTTCACGGAGGACGAAGAGGAAAACCGCAGACAGATAAGCCGTTTTTCCAAGCGCGATGCGGACGCCCACCTTGAATTCAACCAGCTCATGACGCGCCTTGCGGAGTTCGTTCATCCGACCTTTTCCATGGTCCCTCCCGATCCGAGGTCGTTCCGTCCGCGCGACCTACGCAAGCTCCTTCGTCTCGGAAAGCGATTCCGGGCGCTCGGCGAGGATTCCTTCTCTTTGGCAAAGCTCATGACCATGAGCTCGCTCGACTTCGCCGAAAGGTATTTCGAATCGGACGTGATGAAGGCCCTGACGTCCTGCGGCGGAGTCATCGGCACGTTCCTGGGCATCAGTTCTCCCGGAACCGCCTACGTGCTACTTCACCACCACATCGGGGAAGTGGACGTGGGCAGCGAGTGGGGCATTCCCCGAAAGGGCATGGGGACCGTGAGCGGCGCCATCGCCGGGGCGGCGAGAGAATTCGGCGCTGAGATCCACACGGAGGCGCCGGTCTCGAAGATTCTCGTCCGGAACGGCGCGACGACCGGCGTGGTGCTGGAAAGCGGTGAGGAGATTCGCGCGAAGGCGGTAGCCTCGTCCGTGGACCCGAAGCACACGTTCCTGAAGCTGCTCGACCCCGGGGACGTTCCTCCGGAGTTTTTGAAAAAAATTCAAAAATACAAGATTCGGGGTGCCTCGGCCAAGGTCAACTTTGCCCTGGACGGGCTTCCGAACTTCACCTGCAGGCCGGGCGACGGACCGCACATGAAAGGGTTCTTTAACATCGCCCCGAGCACCGACTACCTGGAGTGCGCCTACCTCGAAGCCAAGTACGGAAGCTTTTCGAGCAGACCCTACCTCGAGTGTGTCATTCCCTCCATGGTGGATCCCTCGCTGGCGCCGCCGGGCAAGCACGTGATGTTCGTCTCCGCCCGGTACACTCCCTTCACGCTCAAGGACACCCACTGGAACGAACAACGCGAGGCGTTCGGCGACGCCGTGGTAGACACCCTGAGCGAGTACGCGCCCAATCTGAAAGACATCATTCTCCACCGCCAGGTACTCACGCCCTGGGATTTTCAGGAGGAGTACGGCCTCACGGACGGCAATATTTTCCACGGCGACCTCGCGGCCGAGCAGATTTTCATGATGCGCCCCGTGCCGGGGTGGGCGCAGTACCGGATGCCCGTGCATCGTCTTTACCTGTGCGGCTCCGGCGCCCATCCGGGAGGCGGGGTGATGGGAGCGCCGGGGCGCCTGGCCGCGCTGGAAATGCTCAAGGACTTCAAGAGTGGAAGGCTCTAA
- a CDS encoding NAD(P)/FAD-dependent oxidoreductase, whose protein sequence is MYDAIIVGGGHNGLTAAAYLAKAGKKVLVLERRYVLGGCTVTEEIYPGFKYTVLSYVVSLMRPEIIRELELAKHGYDVIPMHTSLSLLPDGNRLFLSEDEKENHREISRFSRRDADAYPEFHEFLTRLASFVHPFLSMVPPDPMSFSPRELLKLFRLWKGFRELGEDSLSFVKLMSMSALHLAEMFFESDVMKAQAAVGGIFGKGSIRAPGTAYVLLHLGMGDVDGTTGTWGFQRGGMGGVAEAIAKAAKSHGVEIRTEAPVSKILVRNGTATGVVLESGEEIRAKSVASGVDPKVTFLKLLDPGDVPTEFLDKIRKYTVVGASCKVNLALDALPDFTCMPGDGPHLRGTLMVAPSPDYLVRAFDEAKYGNFSRRPFLDIVIPSLLDPSMAPPGKHVMSISGRYTPLNLKAGHWNDHREALGDTVIDTLSEYAPNLKDIILHRQVVTPWDYENEFNLTGGNIFHGDLTVEQTFMFRPAPGWAQYRMPVNRLYMCSSGAHPGGGVMGAPGRLAALEMLKDFKSGRL, encoded by the coding sequence ATCTACGACGCAATTATCGTGGGAGGCGGACACAACGGTCTCACGGCCGCCGCGTACCTGGCGAAGGCGGGGAAAAAGGTGCTCGTGCTCGAGCGGCGGTACGTGTTGGGCGGCTGCACCGTGACGGAGGAGATTTATCCGGGGTTCAAGTACACGGTTTTATCGTACGTGGTGAGCCTGATGCGGCCCGAGATCATCCGGGAGCTTGAGCTTGCAAAGCACGGCTACGACGTCATCCCCATGCACACCAGCCTGTCTCTGCTGCCGGACGGAAACCGCCTTTTCCTCTCGGAGGACGAGAAGGAAAACCACAGGGAGATAAGCCGCTTTTCCCGGCGTGACGCGGACGCCTATCCGGAATTCCATGAATTCCTGACAAGGCTTGCGAGTTTCGTTCACCCTTTCCTTTCCATGGTCCCCCCCGATCCGATGTCGTTCAGTCCGCGCGAGCTCCTCAAGCTCTTCCGCCTCTGGAAGGGCTTCCGTGAGCTCGGCGAGGATTCCCTGTCCTTCGTCAAGCTCATGAGCATGAGCGCGCTCCACCTTGCCGAGATGTTCTTCGAGTCGGACGTTATGAAGGCCCAAGCGGCAGTCGGGGGAATCTTCGGCAAAGGGAGCATACGCGCTCCCGGAACGGCCTACGTGCTACTTCACCTCGGTATGGGGGACGTGGACGGGACCACCGGCACGTGGGGCTTTCAACGCGGAGGCATGGGGGGCGTGGCCGAAGCCATCGCAAAGGCCGCAAAGAGCCACGGCGTCGAGATTCGCACGGAGGCGCCGGTTTCGAAAATTCTCGTCCGGAACGGCACGGCGACGGGCGTGGTGCTTGAAAGCGGCGAGGAGATTCGCGCGAAGTCGGTCGCCTCGGGCGTCGACCCGAAGGTCACGTTCCTGAAGCTGCTCGACCCGGGGGACGTTCCTACGGAGTTTCTGGATAAAATCCGCAAATACACCGTGGTAGGCGCATCGTGCAAGGTCAATCTGGCCCTGGACGCTCTTCCCGATTTCACCTGCATGCCGGGCGACGGCCCGCACCTGCGTGGGACCCTTATGGTGGCCCCGAGCCCCGACTACCTGGTGCGCGCCTTCGACGAAGCCAAGTACGGAAACTTTTCGCGCAGGCCCTTCCTCGACATCGTGATTCCTTCCTTGCTGGATCCCTCGATGGCGCCGCCCGGCAAGCACGTGATGTCCATCTCCGGCCGGTACACTCCCTTAAATCTCAAGGCCGGACACTGGAACGACCACCGCGAGGCGCTCGGCGACACGGTGATAGACACCCTGAGCGAGTACGCGCCCAATTTGAAGGACATCATTCTCCACCGCCAGGTCGTCACGCCCTGGGATTACGAGAACGAGTTCAACCTCACGGGCGGCAACATTTTCCACGGCGACCTCACGGTCGAGCAGACTTTCATGTTCCGCCCCGCGCCGGGGTGGGCGCAGTACCGCATGCCGGTGAACCGCCTTTACATGTGCAGCTCCGGCGCCCATCCGGGGGGAGGGGTGATGGGAGCGCCGGGACGCCTGGCTGCGCTGGAAATGCTCAAGGATTTTAAAAGCGGGAGGCTCTGA